A DNA window from Rhinolophus sinicus isolate RSC01 linkage group LG10, ASM3656204v1, whole genome shotgun sequence contains the following coding sequences:
- the CLEC3B gene encoding tetranectin: MEFWGAYLLLCLFSLLTQVTADSPTTKVKKAANAKKDVVSPKMFEELKSQLESLSQEVALLKEQQALQTVCLKGTKVHMKCFLAFAQAKTFHEASEDCISRGGTLGTPQTGSENDALYEYLRQSVGSEAEIWLGLNDMAAEGTWVDMTGGHITYKNWETEITAQPDGGKAENCAALAGAANGKWFDKRCRDKLPYICQFAIV, encoded by the exons ATGGAGTTTTGGGGGGCCTACCTGcttctctgcctcttctccctcctgACCCAGGTCACCGCGGACTCACCAACCACCAAGGTCAAAAAGGCTGCAAATGCCAAGAAAG ATGTCGTGAGCCCGAAGATGTTTGAGGAGCTCAAAAGCCAGCTGGAGAGCCTGTCCCAGGAGGTGGCCTTGCTGAAGGAGCAGCAGGCCCTGCAGACAG TCTGCCTGAAGGGCACCAAGGTGCACATGAAGTGCTTTCTGGCCTTCGCCCAGGCGAAGACCTTCCACGAGGCGAGCGAGGACTGCATCTCGCGTGGGGGCACGCTGGGCACCCCGCAGACGGGCTCGGAGAACGACGCGCTGTACGAGTACCTGCGCCAGAGCGTGGGCAGCGAGGCGGAGATCTGGCTGGGCCTCAACGACATGGCGGCCGAGGGCACCTGGGTGGACATGACCGGCGGCCACATCACCTACAAGAACTGGGAGACGGAGATCACGGCGCAGCCCGACGGCGGCAAGGCCGAGAACTGCGCCGCCTTGGCCGGGGCCGCCAACGGCAAGTGGTTCGACAAGCGTTGCCGTGACAAGCTGCCCTACATCTGCCAGTTCGCCATCGTGTAG